The Blattabacterium cuenoti sequence TACAATTTTTCCTTCAATTGCTATGATAGAAGCAGTTAAAGGACTTACTAATAGGGTACGAACACCTGGCCCTTGTCTCCCTTCAAAATTTCTATTAGATGTAGAAACACAATACTCTCCAGAAGGAATTTTATCCTCATTCATTCCTAAACAAGCAGAACATCCTGGTTGACGAAATTCAAATCCAGCATTTTGAAAAATTTTATCTAATCCTTCTTTTTTAGCCTGTTTAATAACTCTTTGCGATCCAGGAACTACCATAACAGTTACATGACTAGCTTTTTTCTTTCCTTTGACCACAGAAGCCACTAATCGTAGATCTTCTATTCTAGAATTTGTACAACTTCCTATAAAAATATAATTAATGGGTTTCCCAATTAGTGATTCTCCGGGCCGAAATCCCATATAATTCAAAGATTTTTTTTGTTGCAATTCAGTTGATTTCGGGATACGATCAGAAATTTTCATCCCCATTCCAGGATTTGTTCCATAGGTAATCATAGGTTCAATATCTTCAGCATCTAGGATATATTCTTTATCAAAAACGGCATGATTATCTGTTTTTAATGTGCTCCAATACTCTAGATGTTTTTTATGATATTTTCTTTTTAGATAAGTATGATTTTTAAGATAATCAAAAGTTATTTCATCTGGAGCAATCAACCCCCCTTTTGCTCCCATTTCAATACTCATATTACAAATAGTCATTCGACCTTCCATACTCATATTTTTAATAATAGGCCCCGTATATTCTATAAAATGCCCAGTCCCTACATCTACACCAAGCTTCGAGATCATGTATAAAATAATATCTTTTGGAGTAACGCCTTTTTTTAAATATTTCCCTTTCAATTGTATTCTTATCTGTTTCGGTTTAGATACTAATAAACATTGACTAGCCATAACCATGGCTACTT is a genomic window containing:
- the leuC gene encoding 3-isopropylmalate dehydratase large subunit produces the protein MSKSLFDKIWETHTVKRFENGVDVLYIDRHYIHEVTSPQAFLEIEKRGISVFRPEKIIATADHNVPTINQHLPISDPLSKKQIDLLIKNCKKFGITLYGLGHENHGIVHVLGPELGLTLPGMTIVCGDSHTSTHGAFGSIAFGIGTSQVAMVMASQCLLVSKPKQIRIQLKGKYLKKGVTPKDIILYMISKLGVDVGTGHFIEYTGPIIKNMSMEGRMTICNMSIEMGAKGGLIAPDEITFDYLKNHTYLKRKYHKKHLEYWSTLKTDNHAVFDKEYILDAEDIEPMITYGTNPGMGMKISDRIPKSTELQQKKSLNYMGFRPGESLIGKPINYIFIGSCTNSRIEDLRLVASVVKGKKKASHVTVMVVPGSQRVIKQAKKEGLDKIFQNAGFEFRQPGCSACLGMNEDKIPSGEYCVSTSNRNFEGRQGPGVRTLLVSPLTASIIAIEGKIVDIKKYV